One Streptomyces sp. 840.1 genomic window, CACCAACGACCTGACCCAGACGGTGTGGGGCTTCTCCCGCGACGACGTGGAGGCCTCGTTCTTCACCGCCTACCTGGAGAAGGGCATCTTCGGGGTGTCGCCGTTCGAGACGATCGACAAGGACGGCGTCGGCTCGCTGGTGCGCAGCGCCGTCGCGGCCGGCCGGGCCACCCGCCCGGACCTGAAGCTCGGCATCTGCGGCGAGCACGGCGGCGACCCGGAGTCGGTGCACTTCTTCCACGAGGTGGGCCTCGACTACGTCTCCTGCTCGCCCTTCCGCATTCCGGTGGCCCGTCTCGAAGCGGGCCGGGCGGCGGCGGAGTCGCGCGGCAGCGACAGCCGCTGATCCGCTGACCCACCGGATCCGCTGACCCACCGGATCCGCTGCTCCACCGGAACCGCTGCTCCACCTGAACCACTGCTCCACCGATCCACCAGAACCACTGATTCCGCAGAGGCCGCCGGTCGGGGCGACCCTCAACCGGACCGGCGTCCGGCGCGGAATTCCCCGGAGGCGGCGGCACCCTGTGCGGGGGTGCCGCCGCTTCGTCACGTCCGGCGGACCGTGGGCCCCGGGCCCGGCTGCGGACATGGCGGGACGGCGGGCGCAGTGAGCGCTTTCTGTCTTTCCCGGCGCCCCATTGCTTCGTTTAATGCGCAAAGAGATGGCCCGGAACGGACCGGGGTGCGGTTCATGGATCCCCACCCATGAACCGCACCCCGCTTACCCCCGTCGGGTACGGAGCCGCACCATTGCCGACCGCCGCCGAGCGAGCAAAACCCCCCACGGCCTTCACTCGCTCTTCCGGTGGCTCTGGAATCGCATCCCGACGTCGTACAGCTTTTCGGTTGACACCAGGTCGGGGCGAGACGTTTCACCTCTGGCCGAAACCCCGTGGTGACGTGGCGTGACGACTCGCATACCCTTGCGTGGGGGCAATTGCAGGTGCAAGCGGGTGGGGGTTCGGTGCTGCGTATCCATATATCCGGATGGGACCTTTCCAAGGTGCGGATGGCCACCGGGCCGGACGCATTGTGGGAGACCATTCTCAGTTTTCATCGACTGAGGGACCGGCGTGCTTCCACGGTGTTCGGGAAATGGCGCACGGAAACCCGGCCGCGGTTGAATGGTGAAGTACGCCTGCTGTCCGCCGTGGTTCCACCGCGCGGCTATTTCCCCGACTTCCTGACGCCTTCTCAGGAAGGTTCCGAACCTCTGGATTTCGGCACCGGAACGGAGGCCCTGCGCGACACCCCTCCCGAGCGGCTGCGGGCCGAACTGGCGATGCTGGGCTCCGAGGGACCCGCCGACGGCCGTACCGCCACGGCCCGGCGGGCGGTACGGCCGGTGCGGCTGGACGCGCTGCGGGAAGGGCGCTCCGAGCCCCTGGGCCGCCTCATCGGGGCCCTGCGCGGCTACCACCGCGCCGCGGTCGAGCCGTACTGGCCGCATATCCAGGCGAGCGTCGAGGCCGACCGCGCCGTCCGGGGACGCGCCCTCCTGGACGGCGGTCCGGAGGAGCTGCTCGCCTCGCTCCCGCCGGTGATCCGCTGGCGGGCGCCGGTACTGGAGGCCGATTACCCGGTCGACCGCGAACTGCGTCTGGACGGCCGGGGGCTGCTCCTCCAGCCGTCGTTCTTCTGCCGGGGCGCGCCGGTCGTCCTGCGCGATCCGCTGCTGCCGCCGGTGCTCGTCTACCCCGTCGGCCACCCCAGTGCCCCGGTCTTCGCCGAGCCGGGCCCCTGGCTCGGCCGGCTCCTCGGCCACACCCGGTCGACGGTCCTGCGGACCATCGGGGACGGCTGTACGACCAGCGAGCTCGCCCGCCGCGCCGGGGTCTCCCTGGCCTCGGCGAGCCAGCACGCCTGCGTGCTGCGTGAGGCGGGTCTGGTGCACACCCTGCGCCACGGCAGCTCGGTCCTGCACACGGTGACCCCGCTGGGCGGCTCGCTGCTGCGGGGCGGGGCGCCGCTCGCCGTGTAGCGCGCGGGCGGCCGCGATGGCCGGGGCGGGTCGGTCGTCGGGGCACCGATGAGTTTCCGGCGGCCCCGCCGTCTACCTGTCGTAACGAGTTCACGGAGCACGCGGCGGTTCGCCCACCGGACCGCCCATCGGATCGCCCACCGGATCACGCAGCGCATCCGTGCAGCGCGTTCCGCACCGAATTCACCACCGAGAGAGTGAGACGGCCATGCCTCAGATGATCTTCGTCAACCTGCCGGTCAAGGACCTGGAGACGACCAAGGGATTCTTCGGGAAGCTGGGGTTCTCCTTCAACCCGCAGTTCAGCGACGACAACACTGCCTGTCTCGTCATCAGCGACACGATCTTCGCCATGCTGATCAGCGAGCCGCGCTTCAAGGAGTTCACCAAGAAGGAGATCGCGGATTCCTCGAAGACCACCGAGGTGCTCCTGGCGCTGAGCGCCGAGAGCCGCGAGAAGGTGGACGAGCTGGCCGACGCGGCGCTCGCCGCCGGCGGCTCTCCCGCCAACGAGCCCCAGGACCTCGGCTTCATGTACGGCCGGTCCTTCCAGGACCCCGACCACCACATCTGGGAGGTCGTGTGGATGGACCCGTCCGCCGTCGAGGCCCAGGGCTGAGCCCGCGGGGCAGACGGGCGGCCGCCGGAGGGAGCGGGCCTCGGCCGGATCAGACCCCGAGGCCCGTGAACGCGACCCCGGTCAGCTGCTCCGACGCCACCCACAGCCGCTCGCTCGCCACATCGTTGAGCGTCCAGCCCGCCCGCCAGGACGGCGCCGGCGCACCGCGCCACCCCAGCAGCCTCGGGCCGGTGAACGAGTCGGGCCGGACGCCGGGCGCGGTGGCCGCGTACAGGGTGGGCAGGGCGCCCGTGGCCGCCGGCTGGGCGACGATCCTGTTGCCGAGCTCGATGACCCGCTCCGCCACCCTGCGGTTCTCCATCCGGACGCCCGCCGTCTGCAGGTTGGTCGACGCGTAGCCCGGGTGCGCGGCGGCGGCGACCAGCCCGCTGCCGACGGACGCGGTCCGCCGGGCCAGCTCGTGGACGAACAGCAGGTTGGCTGTCTTCGAGCGGCCGTAGGCGATCCAGCGGCGGTAGTTGCGCTCGCTGTTGAGATCGCCCATGTCGATGTTGGACAGCACGTGGAGACCGCTGGACACGGTCACCACCCGGGCGCCCGGGGTGGCGAGCAGCTTCGGCAGCAGCAGCCCGGTGAGGGCGAAGTGTCCGAGGTGGTTCACACCGAACTGGGTCTCGAAACCGTCGGCGGTGCGACGGTAGGGGAGGGCCATCACCCCGGCGTTGTTGATCAGCAGATCGAGCCGGTCCGGGGTGTACGCGGCGGCGAACTCCCGTACCGACGACAGATCGGCCAGATCCAGCTCGGCGAACTCCACGTCCGCGTCCGGCACCGCGCTGCGGATGCGGGCCGCCGCCTCCTTGCCGCGCCGCTCGTCCCGGCAGGCGAGCAGCACCCGGGCGCCGTGTCGTGCCAGCTCCCGTGCGGTGATCAGCCCGATGCCGCTGTTGGCTCCCGTCACCACGGCCGTACGGCCGCTCTGGTCGGGAAGGTCGTTCGCGTACCGGCGCTGCGTCATGGATCAAGCGTACGACCGGTCGGCCCGATGGCCGGAAGGGGCCGGTCCGCCTGCCGGGCCCCACCGCTCCCGGTCCGTTCAGTCCGCGCGGACCTCGAAGACCGGGACGGAGACCTCGTCGTCGTCCAGGCAGGCACCCGTCGCCAGGTCGAAGCGCTGCTTCAGCAGCGGGGAGGCGACGAACGGCTGCCCGCCGTCCGATCCGACCAGGCCGCGCGAGAGGACGTAGGCCCCGGTGAACGGGTCGCGGTTGTCGATCGCGTACGTGCGTCCGGACCGGTCCACGAACAGCGCGACCTGCCTGCCGTCCGGGAGCAGCGCCGCGACCCCGCGGCCCGGTGTGAGGAGCGAACGGTCGCAGACCGCGAGCCAGTTGCCCCCGGTGGCGAGCCGGATGACCCGGGTGTCCCGCGCGGTCTCCGGTGTGGCGTTCATCGTCCGGGTCGTCATCAGGAGGCGGTCCCTTCGAGAGTGCGGATGGCGAGGACCGGTCCGGCGAGGACGTCCAGGTCGGGCTTGACCTGGTCGCGTTCCGGGACGAACCTCACCGAGGGGTCGGGTGCGTCGGGTGCGTTGACGAAGGTGACGAAGCGGCGCAGCCGCTCCGGGTCGTTGATGGTCTCGGCCCACTCGTCGCGGTAGCCGCGGACATGGTCGGCCATCAGCCGCTCCAGCTCGTCGCAGAGCCCGAGCGAGTCGTGCACGACGACGTCGCGCACGTGGTCCAGGCCGCCCTCGATCCGGTCCAGCCAGGTGGAGGTGCGCTCCAGCCGGTCCGCGGTGCGGATGTAGAACATCAGGAACCGGTCGATGAGGCGGATCAGTTCGGCGTTGGACAGGTCCTGGGCGAGCAGGTCGGCGTGGCGCGGGGTGGCCCCGCCGTTGCCGCCCACGTACAGGTTCCAGCCGCCGGCGGTGGCGATGATCCCGAAGTCCTTGCCCCGGGCCTCCGCGCACTCCCGGGCGCACCCCGAGACCGCCGACTTCAGCTTGTGCGGGGAGCGCAGGCCCCGGTACCGCAGCTCCAGGTCGATGGCCATCTTCACCGAGTCCTGCACGCCGTAGCGGCACCAGGTCTGCCCCACACAGGACTTGACCGTCCGCAGCGACTTCCCGTACGCGTGCCCCGATTCGAACCCCGCGTCGACCAGCCGGGTCCAGATCAGCGGCAGCTGTTCGACGCGGGCGCCGAACAGGTCGATGCGCTGGCCGCCGGTGATCTTGGTGTAGAGGCCGAAGTCCCGGGCCACCTCGCCGATCACGATCAGCCTCTCCGGGGTGATCTCACCGCCGGGGATCCGCGGCACGACCGAGTACGAGCCGTTGCGCTGCAGGTTGGCGAGGAAGTGGTCGTTGGTGTCCTGGAGGGCCGCCTGCTCGCCGTCCAGGACATAGCCGCTCGCGCCGACCGTCGGGGCCAGCGAGGCGATGATCGAACCGACCGCCGGCTTGCAGACCTCGCAGCCGTCGCCGCCCCGGGCCTCCTCGCGGCCGTGCGAGTCGAGCAGTCCGGCGTACGAGGTGACCTCCAGGGCGCGGACGATCTCGTACAGCTCGCTGCGGGTGTACGGGAAGCAGCCGCACAGGCCCCTGTCCTGGCTCTGCGGCAGCAGCTGGCCGATGACCCTGACGCAACTGCCGCAGCCGGTGCCCGCCTTGGTGCACTTCTTCACCTCGGGCAGCGTGGCGTGCTCGCAGACCGCGCCCTTGGTGACGTTGTGGCAGGAACAGATCACCGCGTCGTCGGGCAGCGCGGACGGGCCGAGGACGGCCGGGCCGCCCGTACCGGCCGGCAGCACCAGCTGCTCGGGGGCGACCGGCAGGACGGTGCCCGTCATCGGCCGCAGGGTGCCGTACTGGTCGGCGTCCCCGATGAGCACCCCGCCGAGCAGCGTGCCGTCCTGCCCGATCACCAGCTTCTTGTAGACGCCGGAACGGGAGTCCGCGTACACCACGTCGAGGCAGCCGTCCGAGGTGCCGTGCGCGTCACCGAACGAGGCCACGTCCACCCCGAGCAGTTTCAGCTTCGTCGACATGTCGGCACCGGTGAACGAGGCCTTCTCGCCCGCGATCACCCCGGCCGCGGTCTGCGCCATCTCGTAGCCGGGCGCCACCAGCCCGTACACCCGGCCGTCCGTGGCGAGCGCGCACTCACCGATCGCGAACACCGCGGGGTCCGAGGTGCGGCACTCCTCGTCCACGACGATGCCGCCGCGCTGCCCGACCGCGAGGCCGCAGTCCCGGGCCAGCTGGTCGCGGGGCCGCACCCCGGCCGAGAAGACCACCAGATCCGTGGCGAGCGCGGAGCCGTCGGAGAGGGACATCCCGTTCACCGAGCCGTCCTCGCCCGCCGTCACCTCCTGGGTGCCGACACCCGTGTGCACGGTCAGGCCCATGTTCTCGATGGTCCGCAGCAGCGCCGCACCCCCGCCCTCGTCCACCTGCACCGGCATCAGCCGGGGCGCGAACTCCACCACGTGCGTGTCGAGCCCGAGGCCCTTCAGGGCCCCTGCGGCCTCCAGGCCGAGCAGCCCGCCGCCGACGACCGCGCCGGTCGTCGCCGTCCTCGCGTACTCCTCGATCGCGAGCAGGTCCTCGATGGTGCGGTAGACGAAGCAGCCCTCGGTGTCCTTGCCCGGCACCGGCGGGACGAACGGGTAGGAGCCGGTGGCCAGCACCAGCGCGTCGTAGACGAAGGTCTCGCCGGAGCGCGCGGTGACCGTGCGCGCCCTGCGGTCCACGGACTGCGCCGGGTCACCCAGGCGCAGCTCGAAGCCGTGCCGTTCCATGAAGCCGGGCTCGACGAGCGACAGTTCGTCCGGGGTGCGCCCGGAGAAGTACGAGGTCAGCTGGACCCGGTCGTAGGCGGCGCGCGGCTCCTCGCAGAGCACGACGACCCTGGCGGTACCGGCCGAGGGGGTCAGCCCCCGGTCGGCGAGCGCCTCCAGGAACCGCTGGCCGACCATCCCGTGCCCGACGACCACGAGGGTCGGCACGGCGGTCGTGGAGCGGGAGGCGCGGGCGGTCGGGGGAGTGGACACCGGCATCTCGGAAGCCTCCGTCGTTGGTGAGCGGGTGGAGCGGCCGGAGCGGGAGAGCTCGGCCCGTGTGCTCATGACGGAAGCGTGTCCGGTGGGTGTTACCCGTCCGGTTCCCCGCTGTTTCCCGGGGGGAACCTTGCGCTCAGCGCCGGCGGGAGCGGCCTGTGAGGGGAGCGGGGGCGCGGGGAGAAGCGAGAGGGAGGGGTGCCGCAAGCTCTGGGTTCGCTCAACTTTTCGCCGTACGGGCCGGACGGTTGGACGCGACACGTGCCGTTTCCCTAGTGTCGCGATCATGCCTGACATAACCCTGACCACCCTGGTCGTGCTGTGCCTCGCCGCGGGCGCGGCCGGCTGGATCGACGCGGTGGTCGGCGGCGGCGGTCTGCTTCTGCTGCCCGCGCTGCTGCTGGGACTGCCGAACCTCCCCGCCGCGCACATCCTCGGCACCAACAAGGCGGTCGCCATCGTCGGTACGTCGGGCGCCGCGGTCGCCTACGCCCGCAAGGCGCCGGTGAAGGTCGGCACGGCGTTGCGGATCGGTCTCGCGGCCCTGGCCGGATCGATGACCGGTGCCTTCTTCGCCGCCGGGATCAGCAGTGAGGTGCTCCGGCCGGTGATCATGGTGGTGCTGCTGGCCGTCGCGGCGTTCGTGATGCTGCGGCCCCGGTTCGGCAGGGCGCCCGAGGACGGTACGGCTCCGCAGGTCACCCGGGCCCGTACCGTCACCGCGATCGTGCTGGTGGGCGGCGGCATCGGCCTGTACGACGGGCTGTTCGGACCGGGCACCGGCACCTTCCTGGTGCTGGCGCTGACCGCGGTGCTCCACCTGGATCTGGTGACGGCCTCCGCCACCGCGAAGATCGTCAACGTCTGCACCAACGGCGGCGCACTGGCGATGTTCGCCTACCAGGGCAACGTGATGTGGCAGCTGGCCGGCCTGATGGCGGTGTTCAACCTGGCGGGCGGTCTGATCGGGGCGCGGATGGCGCTGAGCAGGGGCAGCGAGTTCGTCCGGGGGGTGCTGCTGGTCGTGGTGTTCTCGCTGGTCGCGAAGCTCGCCTTCGACCAGTGGAACGCGTGAACGCCCCGGCCGGGCCCGCGGCGCCGTCCGGGGTCAGCGCACCGAGGTGAGGTGCGCGTACGCCACCACGTTGCCCTCGTAACCCGTCGACGCGGAGAATCCGCCGCCGCAGGTGATCAGCCGCAGCGAGGCGTGTGGCGAGGCCCCGTACACCCGCTTGTCGGGGAAGTCCTTGCTGTCGTAGACCTCGATGGCGTCCAGCGCGAAGACGGCGGTGCGCCCGTCCTGCCGGTCCACCTCGACGGTGCTGCCCTTCTTCAGTGAGCCGAGGTCGTAGAAGACGGACGGGCCCTGGGCGTTGTCGACATGACCGGCGACGATCGCGCTGCCCTTGGCGCCGGGCGGGGTGCCGTCCTTGTACCAGCCGACGATGTCGGTGTTCCCGGCCGGCGGCACGTCGAGGCTGCCGTCCGGGCCGAGCCCGAGCCGCATCATCGGGGCGTCCACCCTGATGGCGGGGATCCGGATGCGGACGGGGGCCGACGGGCGCAGCGGCTGGGCGACCGGCGATCCCGGCAGCAGTTCCGGTCCGGCGGCGAAGGCCTGGGCGGCGGCCGGGCCGGGCGGGGTCAGCCGGGTGCCGGCGCCGTTGCGGATCAGCCAGACACCGGCCAGCGCCGCGACGACGAGCAGCCAGCCCTTGGCCTTCTGGGACACGGTCGTCCTCCGGGGTGAACGAAGGTGGATGCGGTCCCGTCCCGGTGGCGCAGGGCCACCGGGACGGAAACCAGGCGGTACGGAGAGGTGGAACCTCCGTCAGCTGTCGTCCTGCGTGCCGCTCGCCCGGCGACGCAGGAGCCAGGCTCCGCCGACGGCGGTCGCGGCGAGAACGCCGGCGCCCGCCGCGATCTGGGTGGTGTCCGGCCCGACGCTGCCGCCGATACCGGTCTTGACGTGCCCCGTGGGGGCGGTGGGTTCGGCCGAGGAGCGGTGGCCGGAGGGGGTCTCGTGGTCCGACGAGCTCTCGCGGCTGTCGCGCCCGGCGGAGCTGTCCTGGCTCGCTGAGCCGTCGTGCGTGCCCGAGCTCTCGTGGCCGGACGGGTTCGGGCGCTCGCTGGAGTCGCTCCGGCCCGGAGTCGTGGGCGCGTCCGGCACGAGGGCGGAACCGGCCGCCTCGGCCTCGTCGAGCCCTGTGGAGTCGTACGTGGCGGAGTCGTACGCCGAGGAGTCGCCGGCGTCCGCGGGAGAGCTGTCGTCGGAGCCGTCCGGGGCCGGGGCCGTACGGGAGGCTGCGGCGCTGTCCTCGCCCGTGGTGCCGGCGGCCTTCACCTCGATCTCGCCGCTGGCCTCCTTGCCGTTCTCGCAGGCCACGTCGATGTCGTACGGGCCGGGCTCGACGTTGCCCGGCACCCGGAACGAACCGGCCAGGACCTCCTTGAGGGTGGCCGGTGCCAGCGCGAAGCGCGAGGCCTCCAGGGAGCTCGCGTCGCCCGTCGCCGCGGTGTCGCTCCCGCAGGCATCGGTGTTCACGGTGACCGTGGTGCCCGGGGCCGCGCTCGCCGGGGTGATCTCCAGCGGAACCGGTTCGTCCGCGTACGCCGACGGGGCGGCGGCGCAGAGGCCGAGCGCGGCGGCGGCGAGGGCCGCGGCGGCCGTGCCGGTCACGAGGCGAGCAGGACTGCGCATGGGGGGTTCCTCCGAGCAAGGGGCGCTGGCGGGTGTGTCCTGGCTCCGAGCTAACGGCCGGGCGACCGCGCACGCCTGCTGACACCGAGTCAGCTGTCACCCGTCCGGACCGGCGCAGCCTCCTTGCCATAGGTCATGCGTGCAGGTCAGCGCGGTGATGGCGGGGGAGGTGCGGCCCTCTTCGGCGTCCGGTGCCGATCGGGTGATGACCCCCGAAGTGAATGTGGTGCACATCACATGCATGACCTTGTGGCCGAGGGGAACACGCATCACACCCCCCACGGGACGGCGTCCCCTCGTCGCCCCCGGCCGTCGCCCTCATCGGACCCGCCCCCCCCTGGGCCCGATGGGGGCGGCTCCTTGTCCGGCGTCCCGCTCGTCTCGCCTGTCGCTTCAGGCTCTCGGCGTCCGGTGTGCCTGTTCCGGACCGGCGGCGGACCACTCGACGACGGGCGGCCGGACCCGGGCGCAGAGCGGCTGGCCCTTGGCGTCGGAGAGCGGCAGCCGCGCGGTGAGGTGCCCGGAGCGTACGGCTGCGCGGAGGGTGTCCTCCCCGATGTCGGAGAACATCAGCTTGGCCCGCCGGAACATCGAGAAGAGGCCGTCATCGTCGACCGTGCCCCACGACAGGTAGACGAACCGCCCGCCGAGCCTGTTCTGCACGTACGGCCCGCTGATCTCCACCGCGCCCACAGGGTCGCCGGGGCCGGGCCCGGCGCCGGGGCCGGTGACGGCGGCCGTGCAGTCCAGGGTCCAGGAGGCGGACGGGGCGTCGCCCGGAAGCAGTCCCAGGAGTTCGCCGGGCCGGTCCTTGCGCTGGACGCCCACGTGGATGTTCTCGTAGCCGTCGAAGTCGCCGCCCGGCCCGCAGGCGCGGCCGGGCAGGCGGGAGCCCTCGATATGGATCTGCATGCGCGACTGGGGGCCTTCGGTGGAGTTCTCCATGTGCCCCATGGTCCCCTCTCTGCGGCCCGCCCCGCCCCGACCCGTGGGCACCGGGTGTCTCAGACGCTGTCCCAGGGCGCACTCGCGTAGGCCGCCTCCAGCCGGCCCATCAGCTCCTCGTCCACCACGAACTCGGTGCCGTCGATCCGCCGGACCGGCGCGATGCCCTGCGAGTTGGTGACGAACGCCGAACTGAAGGCCCCCAGCCCGTCGAGCGTCACCGGACTCCGCCGAGACCGGACACCCGCGGCGGGGAACTCCTGCTCCAGCAGCGCCATGGTCGTACCGAGCAGCGCGGGAGCCTGCGGCCAGACGACCGATTCGCCGTCCCAGAAGCCGATGTTGGTGACCGCCCCCTCGGTCACCGAGCCGTCCGGCAGGGTCAGCACCGCATCGTCGAAGCCCGCGCGCGAGGCGAGATTCCCGTAGTACGTCTGGCCGAACTCGCCTGGGCGCTTGAGGTGCGGCACGGCGCGGGCGTACGGCACCGACATCATGGTCCTCGGTTCGGCGGACATCGTCACCGGTCCGCGCACCGTGACCATGACGGTCGTCGCGGTGGCGCCCGGCGGCAGGAACCCGTGCACCCGCACCGAGCCGTCCGCGACCCCCGCGCCCCGCAGCGCGTGCCGGATCAGCTCGCGCACCGAGTCGCCGTCCAGGGGCAGTTCGAAGAGTGCCCGGTTCGCGCTGTCGAGCCGGTCCATGTGCAGCCCGAGTCCGCGGACCCGGCCCTGCCTGACCTGCATGGCGGTGAAATGGCCGTAGTTGAAGAAGGCGGCCGTCCGCAGATCGTCCTCGGTGGCCGGATGTCCGTCGAACTCGGCGTACGGGACCGGTGCGGCTGCTGGAGTCGTCATGCCTTCCACCGTATGCCGACACGCCGGATGGAGCGGGTGGCGGACCGGCACTTGACCTCAACCACGGTTGAGGCGTGAGCCTCGTCCCATGGACCTCACCCACGCTGAAACCACAGCCGCCACCACGGACACCGCCGACGCCCCGCTGAAGGTCGCGGTCATTCTCGCCAGCAACCGCGAGGGCCGCTTCGCACCCGTCGTCGCCCGCTGGTTCCTCTCCCACGCCGACGAGCACCCGGATGTCGTGACCGACCTGGTCGATGTCGCCGAGGCCGACCTCCCGACCGTGCACTCGTACCGCCCCGAACCCGGGGTGCGGGACCGACTGGCCGATGTCGCGGGCCGGTTGGCCTCCGCCGACGCCTTCGTGGTCGTCACCCCCGAGTACAACCACTCCTACCCGGCCCCGCTCAAGAACCTCATCGACTGGCACCGCGCCGAGTGGCAGGCAAAGCCCGTCGCCTTCGTCTCCTACGGCGGTGTCTCCGGCGGCCTGCGCGCGGTCGAACACCTGCGGCAGGTCTTCGCCGAACTGCACGCCGTCTCGATCCGCGACTCCGTCTCCTTCCACAACGCCGGCGCGCTGTTCGACGACGAGGGCAACCACCGCGACCCGGCCGATGCCGATGCCGCCGTGAAGTCCCAGCTCGACCAGCTGGTCTGGTGGGGCCGGGCACTGCGGGACGCGAAAGAGGTTCGGCCGTACGGCAGCTGACCGGGCGCCGTACGGCCCCGTACCCGACAATTGGGGGCAGGACCGCCGCCGAACCCGAGGAGACCGAAGGTGACTTCGCCCGCATGGCTGACCGTTCTGACCACGACGGACAGTGAGGAGAAGGCCCGGCTGCTGGCGCAGGGCGTGGTGGAGGCACGGCTCGCCGCCTGCGTGCAGATCTCCGCACCCGTCATCTCGGTCTACCGGTGGGAGAACGCCATCGAGACCACCGAGGAGTGGCAGCTGCTCCTCAAGACGACCGCTGAGCGCTACGACGAACTGGAGGCCCATCTCCAGGAGGCGCACGACTACGACACCCCGGAGATCATCGCGATCCCCGTGGTGCGGGGCAGCGCCGGCTACCTCGGCTGGGTGTCGGCGGAGACGGCGCCGTTCACCTCGGGCGCCTCCTGAGGGGGCCGGGGCCGGGCGGGTTCACCGGGGGTCCGCCGCGAGGGCCGTCTCCACTCCCGGCTCCCGGGGGCCCAGGAAGTGCGGGTCGGGCTTGAACAGCGCGTCCAGGGCCGCCTTCCCCGCCGCGGCGATCTCGCGCGTCCCGCCGTAGTACCAGGTCGCGTCGTGCTTGGCGTCGACCCCGACGCCGTACGCGTCGATGCCCGCCGCCCGGCACAGCGCGATCGCCCGCCGGACATGAAAGCCCTGGGTCACCAGCAGGGCCCGGTCCACCCCGAAGATCTTCTTGGCCCGGACGCAGGAGTCCCAGGTGTCGAAGCCGGCGAAGTCGCTGACGATCCTGCTGTCCGGGACCCCGTGCCGGACCAGGAACGTGCGCATCGCGTCCGGCTCGTCGTACTCCTCCCGGCTGTTGTCACCGGTCACCAGGACGACCTTCACCTTCTTGTCCCGGTAAAGACCGGCGGCGGTCCGCAGCCGGTTCGCGAGGTACGGGGACGGCTTCCCGTCCCACAGCCCCGCCCCGAACACCACGGCGACCTGCCGTGCGGGCGCGTCCGCCGCCGTCCTGACCCGGGCGTCCGCGACCGAGTGCATCCAGGTGGCGGGCGCCAGGCCCAGTACGCAGGCGACCATCACCCCCTGCACCGCCCGGCGCCGCCCCTGCGGGGTCCGCGGCAGCCGGGGCCGCAGCCGGGCGGCCGCCCTCCCGGGCAGGGCCCGGCCCCGGCCGTCCGCCTCTGCGTTTCGTCGTCGTCCCAGCCGCATGGGAGCGCCCCCGTTCCTGTCTGTCCTGTGCTGTGCCTGGCCCGTCCCGCAAAACCGTCCCCTGTGACTTGACGACAGAACGGCCCGAAGGGTTCTCCGCGCCGGGCCGTCGGTAGCATCGGCCGATGCTGCTCCCACGGCTCATCGCGTCAGATCTCGACGGCACCCTGCTGCGCAACGACGGCACGCTCTCGGCCCGTACGCTGCGCGCCCTGCGCGCGGCCGAGGGCGCCGGTGCGGAGATCGTCATAGTCACCGCCCGCCCGCCCAGGTTCGTCGACCGGCTCGCGGCCGCCACCGGACTCGTCGGCACGGCGGTCTGCAGCAACGGCGCCCTCGTGTACGACATCGCCACGCGCACCGTCGTCTCCTCCCGCCCGCTGCCCCTGATCACCGCCCGGCGGGTGGCCACCGCACTGGCCGCCGCGGT contains:
- a CDS encoding vancomycin high temperature exclusion protein encodes the protein MRLGRRRNAEADGRGRALPGRAAARLRPRLPRTPQGRRRAVQGVMVACVLGLAPATWMHSVADARVRTAADAPARQVAVVFGAGLWDGKPSPYLANRLRTAAGLYRDKKVKVVLVTGDNSREEYDEPDAMRTFLVRHGVPDSRIVSDFAGFDTWDSCVRAKKIFGVDRALLVTQGFHVRRAIALCRAAGIDAYGVGVDAKHDATWYYGGTREIAAAGKAALDALFKPDPHFLGPREPGVETALAADPR
- a CDS encoding DUF5990 family protein, giving the protein MQIHIEGSRLPGRACGPGGDFDGYENIHVGVQRKDRPGELLGLLPGDAPSASWTLDCTAAVTGPGAGPGPGDPVGAVEISGPYVQNRLGGRFVYLSWGTVDDDGLFSMFRRAKLMFSDIGEDTLRAAVRSGHLTARLPLSDAKGQPLCARVRPPVVEWSAAGPEQAHRTPRA
- a CDS encoding aminotransferase class IV family protein; amino-acid sequence: MTTPAAAPVPYAEFDGHPATEDDLRTAAFFNYGHFTAMQVRQGRVRGLGLHMDRLDSANRALFELPLDGDSVRELIRHALRGAGVADGSVRVHGFLPPGATATTVMVTVRGPVTMSAEPRTMMSVPYARAVPHLKRPGEFGQTYYGNLASRAGFDDAVLTLPDGSVTEGAVTNIGFWDGESVVWPQAPALLGTTMALLEQEFPAAGVRSRRSPVTLDGLGAFSSAFVTNSQGIAPVRRIDGTEFVVDEELMGRLEAAYASAPWDSV
- the cutA gene encoding divalent-cation tolerance protein CutA, translating into MTSPAWLTVLTTTDSEEKARLLAQGVVEARLAACVQISAPVISVYRWENAIETTEEWQLLLKTTAERYDELEAHLQEAHDYDTPEIIAIPVVRGSAGYLGWVSAETAPFTSGAS
- a CDS encoding NADPH-dependent FMN reductase — encoded protein: MDLTHAETTAATTDTADAPLKVAVILASNREGRFAPVVARWFLSHADEHPDVVTDLVDVAEADLPTVHSYRPEPGVRDRLADVAGRLASADAFVVVTPEYNHSYPAPLKNLIDWHRAEWQAKPVAFVSYGGVSGGLRAVEHLRQVFAELHAVSIRDSVSFHNAGALFDDEGNHRDPADADAAVKSQLDQLVWWGRALRDAKEVRPYGS